One Rattus rattus isolate New Zealand chromosome 12, Rrattus_CSIRO_v1, whole genome shotgun sequence genomic window carries:
- the Nefl gene encoding neurofilament light polypeptide yields the protein MSSFSYEPYFSTSYKRRYVETPRVHISSVRSGYSTARSAYSSYSAPVSSSLSVRRSYSSSSGSLMPSLENLDLSQVAAISNDLKSIRTQEKAQLQDLNDRFASFIERVHELEQQNKVLEAELLVLRQKHSEPSRFRALYEQEIRDLRLAAEDATNEKQALQGEREGLEETLRNLQARYEEEVLSREDAEGRLMEARKGADEAALARAELEKRIDSLMDEIAFLKKVHEEEIAELQAQIQYAQISVEMDVSSKPDLSAALKDIRAQYEKLAAKNMQNAEEWFKSRFTVLTESAAKNTDAVRAAKDEVSESRRLLKAKTLEIEACRGMNEALEKQLQELEDKQNADISAMQDTINKLENELRSTKSEMARYLKEYQDLLNVKMALDIEIAAYRKLLEGEETRLSFTSVGSITSGYSQSSQVFGRSAYSGLQSSSYLMSARAFPAYYTSHVQEEQSEVEETIEATKAEEAKDEPPSEGEAEEEEKEKEEGEEEEGAEEEEAAKDESEDAKEEEEGGEGEEEDTKESEEEEKKEESAGEEQAAKKKD from the exons ATGAGTTCGTTCAGCTACGAGCCGTACTTTTCGACCTCCTACAAGCGGCGCTACGTGGAGACGCCCCGGGTGCACATCTCCAGCGTGCGCAGCGGCTACAGCACGGCGCGCTCTGCGTACTCCAGCTACTCCGCGccggtctcctcctctctgtcggTGCGCCGCAGCTACTCATCCAGCTCCGGCTCTTTGATGCCCAGCCTGGAGAACCTCGATCTGAGCCAGGTAGCCGCCATCAGCAACGACCTCAAGTCTATCCGCACACAGGAGAAGGCACAGCTGCAGGACCTCAACGATCGCTTCGCCAGCTTCATCGAGCGCGTGCACGAGCTGGAGCAGCAGAACAAGGTCCTGGAAGCCGAGCTGTTGGTGCTGCGCCAGAAGCACTCAGAGCCTTCCCGCTTCCGCGCCCTGTATGAGCAGGAGATCCGTGATCTGCGACTGGCGGCCGAAGACGCCACTAACGAGAAGCAGGCGCTGCAGGGCGAGCGCGAGGGGCTGGAGGAGACTCTGCGCAACCTGCAGGCTCGCTACGAGGAGGAGGTGCTGAGCCGCGAGGACGCCGAGGGCCGGCTGATGGAAGCCCGCAAAGGCGCGGATGAGGCTGCGCTCGCCCGCGCCGAGCTGGAGAAGCGCATCGACAGCCTGATGGACGAGATAGCCTTCCTGAAAAAGGTGCACGAGGAAGAGATCGCCGAGCTGCAGGCTCAGATCCAGTATGCTCAGATCTCTGTGGAGATGGACGTGTCCTCCAAGCCCGACCTCTCCGCCGCTCTCAAGGACATCCGCGCTCAGTACGAGAAGCTGGCCGCCAAGAATATGCAGAATGCCGAAGAGTGGTTCAAGAGCCGCTTCACGGTGCTAACCGAGAGCGCCGCCAAGAACACCGACGCTGTGCGCGCTGCCAAGGACGAGGTGTCGGAAAGCCGCCGCCTACTCAAGGCTAAGACCCTGGAGATCGAAGCCTGCCGGGGTATGAACGAAGCTCTAGAGAAGCAGCTGCAGGAGCTGGAGGACAAGCAGAATGCAGACATCAGCGCCATGCAG GACACAATCAACAAACTGGAGAATGAGCTGCGAAGCACGAAGAGCGAGATGGCCAGGTACCTGAAGGAGTACCAGGACCTCCTCAACGTCAAGATGGCATTGGACATTGAGATTGCAGCTTACAG GAAACTCTTGGAAGGCGAAGAAACCAGGCTCAGTTTCACCAGCGTGGGTAGCATAACCAGCGGCTACTCTCAGAGCTCGCAGGTCTTTGGCCGTTCTGCTTACAGTGGCTTGCAGAGCAGCTCCTACCTGATGTCTGCTCGAGCATTCCCAGCCTACTATACCAGCCACgtccaggaagagcagtcagaggtGGAGGAGACCATTGAGGCTACGAAAGCTGAGGAGGCCAAGGATGAGCCCCCCtctgaaggagaagcagaagaggaggagaaggagaaagaggagggggaggaagaggaaggcgctgaggaggaagaag CTGCCAAGGATGAGTCTGAAGAtgccaaagaagaagaagaaggtggcgAGGGTGAAGAGGAAGACACCAAAgaatcagaagaggaagagaagaaagaggaaagtgcTGGGGAGGAGCAAGCTGCTAAGAAGAAAGATTGA